The Fimbriimonas ginsengisoli Gsoil 348 genome window below encodes:
- a CDS encoding histidine phosphatase family protein encodes MSGPVEIVLVRHGESVRNLSCDMAREGDPTELVRQMREEQEESSWPLTELGRKQAALAGEWLRKNIEGGYDASYVSPFLRTRETAEGLGLEGLKWEIDDRLREREWGEYSTEGYKPYTSQQYLTDLALCANLDWKTEYPGAESILDMVPRVEAFLTDAMLKTPQGRIIAVTHGGTIRAIQTVLEHLTRGERLPPDRRLSNCCVVMYRLSDIDLAHTEWIGEVRTAHPALPDAPETPWEPLGPK; translated from the coding sequence ATGAGTGGACCTGTAGAGATCGTCCTTGTCCGACACGGCGAATCGGTACGGAACCTATCGTGTGATATGGCGCGGGAAGGGGATCCCACCGAGCTTGTTCGCCAAATGCGGGAGGAGCAAGAGGAGTCGAGTTGGCCACTTACCGAACTCGGCCGCAAGCAAGCCGCCTTGGCCGGCGAATGGCTGCGCAAGAACATCGAAGGAGGCTATGACGCCAGCTACGTCTCGCCGTTCCTCCGGACCCGCGAAACCGCCGAGGGGCTCGGGCTCGAAGGCTTGAAGTGGGAAATAGACGACCGGCTTCGCGAGCGCGAGTGGGGAGAGTACAGCACCGAGGGGTACAAGCCGTACACATCCCAGCAGTACCTCACCGACCTCGCTCTGTGCGCCAACCTCGACTGGAAGACCGAATATCCGGGCGCGGAGAGCATCTTGGACATGGTCCCCCGGGTGGAGGCGTTTCTCACCGATGCGATGCTTAAAACGCCCCAGGGCCGGATCATCGCCGTGACCCACGGCGGCACGATCCGCGCCATTCAAACCGTATTGGAGCACCTGACGAGAGGGGAGAGGCTCCCTCCGGACCGCCGCCTAAGTAATTGCTGCGTGGTGATGTACCGCCTGAGCGACATCGATCTTGCGCACACTGAGTGGATCGGCGAGGTCCGTACCGCCCACCCGGCATTGCCGGACGCTCCGGAAACGCCATGGGAGCCGCTTGGGCCAAAATAA
- a CDS encoding beta-galactosidase produces the protein MTPLLLLVALGSVQASKVNSFDTFDEVRQVTTLEAQVTTVPGPDGSQALQATFQPTEWPHVMLAPAQPWDWSAAGGIAIEVTNPGKETVPFGIRVDDDPKADGWLHSRTGNGAIAPGKTETFVVMFGPDPMSVGMRGMPPTPGLTGLGTNGGGTFDSSHVAALQLFLHRPARATTLVLDNIRTVPRVSLERIVDRFGQYARGDWPGKVHQDAELPARAKAELASYSAVADRDRFGGWKTGPKLRPTGFFRTERVRGKWSLVDPDGGLFFSFGIDTMGQGESTFVTGRDAMFTWLPSPADPLSRFRTSQGGAHMGPIKSGEAYNFYQANLLRKYGENFSEAWRETALRRLPAWGFNTIGNWSDDRFMKNGTVPYVATAGVYGDHARIASGSDYWGKMHDPFDPHFVEDVTRGLVGVAAKVKGDPWCVGYFVDNELSWAGSGSDGRYGLALGALSAPKGSPAKAAFIQQLRAKYSDIGRLNQEWKTTFPDWAALDLPIEFQSLTDIQRTDLSKFVHTLALRYFTVVRDELRKLDPDHLYLGCRFAWSAPEAEEAAAEVCDVVSFNIYAPKLGPEWDRVKQFDKPCIIGEFHFGALDRGMFHPGLVATPSQAARAAMYEEYVKSVLKNPAFVGCHWFQYIDEPLTGRWFDGENYNIGLVDVTDTPYPEITSAARRIHSQSYVLRWGRPMAKPAAPKPRWKRHKRRLRGRRKVPPVLRKPMLQ, from the coding sequence ATGACACCGCTTCTTCTGCTTGTGGCGCTTGGTTCGGTCCAGGCCTCCAAGGTGAACTCGTTCGACACCTTCGACGAAGTCCGCCAGGTGACGACGCTGGAAGCGCAAGTTACCACCGTCCCCGGGCCGGACGGCAGCCAGGCGCTGCAGGCGACGTTTCAGCCTACCGAGTGGCCGCACGTGATGCTCGCCCCGGCCCAGCCGTGGGATTGGTCCGCCGCCGGAGGAATTGCCATCGAGGTAACCAACCCCGGCAAAGAAACCGTACCGTTCGGGATTCGAGTGGACGACGACCCGAAAGCCGACGGCTGGCTTCACTCCCGGACCGGTAACGGCGCGATCGCTCCGGGCAAAACTGAGACGTTCGTGGTGATGTTCGGCCCCGATCCAATGTCGGTCGGCATGCGCGGCATGCCGCCGACGCCGGGTTTGACCGGCTTGGGGACGAATGGAGGCGGAACTTTCGATTCCAGCCATGTCGCCGCCCTCCAACTCTTCCTTCATCGGCCGGCCAGAGCCACGACGCTGGTTTTGGACAATATCCGAACGGTCCCCCGCGTTTCCTTGGAGAGGATCGTGGACCGGTTTGGACAGTACGCCCGTGGCGATTGGCCGGGCAAAGTTCACCAAGATGCCGAGCTGCCCGCGAGAGCGAAGGCCGAACTCGCGTCCTATTCGGCCGTCGCCGATCGCGACCGATTCGGAGGCTGGAAGACCGGCCCGAAATTGCGCCCGACCGGGTTCTTCCGCACCGAGCGAGTACGCGGCAAATGGTCGCTCGTCGATCCGGACGGAGGTCTCTTTTTCTCCTTCGGGATCGACACGATGGGCCAAGGGGAGAGCACCTTTGTGACCGGGCGAGACGCGATGTTCACCTGGCTGCCATCCCCCGCCGACCCGCTTTCCCGTTTCCGCACTTCCCAGGGTGGCGCTCACATGGGGCCGATCAAGTCCGGGGAGGCCTACAATTTCTATCAGGCAAACCTCCTCCGTAAGTACGGGGAGAACTTCTCGGAAGCTTGGCGAGAGACGGCTCTTAGACGGCTTCCCGCTTGGGGATTCAATACGATCGGAAACTGGTCCGACGACCGGTTTATGAAGAACGGAACGGTTCCGTACGTGGCCACCGCCGGGGTTTACGGGGACCATGCGCGAATCGCCAGCGGCAGCGACTACTGGGGGAAGATGCACGATCCGTTCGATCCTCATTTTGTCGAGGATGTAACCCGCGGCCTCGTCGGAGTTGCCGCCAAGGTGAAGGGGGATCCTTGGTGCGTTGGCTATTTCGTCGATAACGAGCTGAGCTGGGCGGGTAGCGGTTCCGATGGCCGGTACGGCTTGGCCCTGGGGGCACTATCCGCTCCCAAAGGCTCACCCGCCAAGGCGGCTTTCATTCAGCAATTGCGGGCAAAATATAGCGATATCGGAAGGCTCAACCAGGAATGGAAGACGACCTTTCCCGATTGGGCGGCGCTTGACTTGCCCATCGAATTCCAATCGTTGACGGATATCCAGCGGACCGACCTCTCTAAGTTCGTCCACACCCTCGCCCTGCGCTACTTCACCGTCGTCCGTGATGAGCTGCGAAAGCTCGACCCCGATCATCTCTACCTAGGGTGCCGTTTCGCCTGGAGCGCCCCCGAGGCCGAGGAAGCCGCTGCCGAGGTGTGCGATGTCGTCAGCTTTAACATCTACGCTCCCAAGCTCGGCCCGGAATGGGATCGGGTTAAGCAGTTCGACAAGCCTTGCATCATCGGGGAGTTCCACTTCGGCGCACTCGATCGCGGCATGTTCCATCCTGGTCTGGTCGCGACCCCCAGCCAAGCCGCGAGGGCTGCGATGTACGAGGAGTACGTCAAGAGCGTGCTTAAGAACCCGGCCTTCGTCGGTTGCCACTGGTTCCAATACATCGACGAACCGCTCACCGGCCGTTGGTTCGACGGCGAGAACTACAACATCGGCTTGGTCGACGTAACCGACACGCCCTACCCTGAGATCACCTCTGCCGCCCGGAGAATCCACTCTCAATCCTATGTTCTCCGGTGGGGTCGCCCGATGGCGAAGCCGGCTGCCCCCAAGCCCCGTTGGAAACGGCATAAACGCCGCCTTCGCGGTAGGCGGAAGGTTCCACCCGTCCTCCGGAAGCCGATGCTACAGTAA
- a CDS encoding peptide chain release factor 3 has translation MSQITDQTARRRTFAIISHPDAGKTTLTEKLLLYGGAIQLAGSVKARRNQRKATSDWMELEKERGISVTSTVLQFEYKDHVLNLLDTPGHNDFSADTYRTLTAADSAVMLIDNAKGVETQTKKLFAVCRDRGIPIFTFVNKMDHPGRGPLALLTEVEEVLGIASVPVNWPIGQGSDFKGVYDRETKKVHLYSRTAHGATKAELEVLNLDDPRITDVIGADLYQTLLDDIDLLDIAGEGLELEKVARGELTPVFFGSALTNFGVELFLSRFMDIAPAPTVRVADKGPVPAEGPFSGFVFKIQANMDPNHRDRIAFLRVVSGRFEKDMEAAHTRTGKKLRLSRPQRLFAQDRETVEEAYPGDIVGLTNPGAFQLGDTLSSGEIIRFDEVPSFAPEVFSFIRNDDVGRLKHFEKGIQQLCEEGLVDLFWDRRSARREPILGAVGKLQFEVVQHRLRSEYGVESGLEPLGFEVIRWVEGDPVELRSVYWGSNARLVEDDFGNAVVLIMSAWNLQYLEDQNPKLQFFKSRNELDRSRTAERTVRK, from the coding sequence ATGAGTCAGATTACCGATCAAACCGCGCGCCGGCGAACGTTCGCCATCATCTCCCACCCCGACGCGGGAAAGACCACGCTTACCGAAAAGCTTCTGCTTTACGGAGGCGCGATCCAGCTTGCGGGGTCGGTCAAAGCGCGGCGGAACCAGCGGAAGGCGACCTCCGACTGGATGGAGCTCGAGAAGGAGCGCGGAATCTCCGTCACATCCACCGTTCTCCAGTTCGAATACAAAGACCACGTCCTCAACTTGCTGGATACGCCCGGCCACAACGACTTTAGCGCGGACACGTATCGGACCCTGACCGCCGCCGACAGCGCGGTGATGCTCATCGACAACGCGAAGGGAGTCGAGACGCAGACGAAGAAACTGTTCGCGGTCTGCCGCGACCGGGGGATCCCGATCTTCACCTTCGTGAACAAAATGGACCACCCCGGCCGAGGGCCGCTGGCGCTTCTAACCGAAGTGGAAGAAGTGCTCGGGATCGCCAGCGTTCCTGTCAACTGGCCGATCGGGCAGGGCAGCGACTTTAAAGGGGTCTACGACCGCGAGACGAAGAAGGTCCACCTCTACTCTCGAACCGCGCACGGCGCGACCAAAGCGGAGTTGGAAGTGCTCAACCTCGACGATCCTCGCATCACCGACGTCATCGGGGCCGACTTGTACCAGACGCTGCTGGACGACATCGACCTGCTGGACATCGCCGGAGAAGGATTGGAGCTGGAAAAGGTGGCTCGTGGCGAGCTCACGCCGGTGTTCTTTGGGTCGGCGCTGACCAATTTCGGCGTGGAGCTGTTCCTCAGCCGTTTTATGGACATCGCCCCCGCCCCGACGGTGCGGGTCGCCGATAAGGGACCGGTGCCGGCTGAAGGACCGTTCAGCGGTTTCGTCTTTAAGATTCAGGCGAACATGGACCCGAACCACCGGGACCGAATCGCCTTCCTCCGCGTGGTCAGCGGCCGGTTTGAGAAGGACATGGAAGCGGCGCACACGCGAACCGGCAAGAAGCTGCGGCTCAGCCGTCCGCAACGCCTCTTCGCACAGGATCGCGAAACCGTGGAGGAGGCGTATCCGGGCGACATCGTCGGCCTAACAAATCCCGGGGCGTTTCAATTGGGCGATACGCTTTCCTCGGGCGAGATCATCCGGTTCGACGAGGTTCCGAGCTTCGCTCCGGAGGTTTTCTCGTTCATCCGCAACGACGACGTGGGGCGGCTGAAGCACTTCGAAAAGGGGATCCAGCAGCTCTGCGAAGAGGGGCTGGTCGATCTGTTCTGGGACCGTCGCTCGGCGCGTCGGGAGCCGATTCTCGGCGCTGTAGGCAAGCTCCAGTTCGAAGTCGTTCAGCATCGCTTGCGAAGCGAGTACGGCGTAGAAAGCGGCTTGGAGCCGCTCGGTTTCGAGGTCATCCGCTGGGTCGAGGGAGACCCCGTAGAATTGCGGAGCGTCTACTGGGGCTCGAACGCCCGTCTCGTGGAGGACGACTTCGGGAACGCGGTAGTGCTGATCATGAGCGCCTGGAATCTCCAATACCTGGAAGACCAAAACCCCAAGCTCCAGTTCTTCAAGAGCCGAAATGAGCTCGACCGGAGCCGAACCGCGGAACGGACGGTCCGCAAGTAA
- a CDS encoding Gfo/Idh/MocA family protein yields MADKVKWGILATGGIAHQFAGGLKASKTGELVAVGSRALDTAKAFTDKHGGKPYGSYDEVLSDPNVDAIYIATPHHLHYDWTIRCAEAGKAILCEKPFTLNAIEAQRALNEVRKNKVFFMEAFMYRCAPQTLKAKELVQSGAIGELLVINAEFSFAAGKSWANFRTDGSLGGGGLMDVGAYPISLCRLLVGAEPEVAHYSAKISESGYDEHGSGCLRFPSGVTVHFGCGIHCNMRNHALIYGSEGMIEIENPWKVYTGSKMTFHRNGKDPEVFEMGMTNDELYAAEADAVAQFLEAKECPYMTLDDTLGNMRTLDMLRQSAGLVFAAESKA; encoded by the coding sequence ATGGCAGACAAAGTGAAGTGGGGGATTTTGGCGACGGGCGGCATCGCGCATCAGTTCGCCGGTGGACTCAAGGCATCGAAGACTGGCGAGCTCGTAGCGGTCGGTTCGAGAGCGCTGGATACCGCGAAGGCGTTCACCGATAAGCACGGCGGAAAGCCGTACGGATCGTACGACGAGGTGCTCAGCGACCCGAACGTCGACGCGATCTACATCGCGACTCCCCACCACCTCCACTACGACTGGACGATCCGATGCGCGGAGGCGGGCAAGGCGATCCTTTGCGAAAAACCGTTCACGCTCAACGCGATCGAAGCTCAGCGCGCCCTTAACGAGGTTCGCAAGAACAAAGTCTTCTTCATGGAGGCGTTCATGTACCGTTGCGCGCCCCAAACCCTGAAGGCGAAGGAGCTCGTACAGAGCGGCGCGATCGGCGAGCTGCTCGTAATCAACGCCGAGTTTTCGTTTGCCGCCGGCAAAAGCTGGGCGAACTTCCGAACGGACGGATCGCTTGGCGGCGGCGGACTTATGGACGTCGGCGCCTATCCGATTTCGCTATGCCGTCTGCTCGTGGGCGCCGAGCCCGAGGTGGCGCATTACTCCGCGAAGATCAGCGAGAGCGGCTATGACGAACACGGCTCCGGCTGCCTGCGCTTCCCTAGCGGAGTCACCGTCCACTTCGGATGCGGCATCCATTGCAACATGCGGAACCATGCCCTCATCTACGGCTCCGAGGGGATGATCGAAATCGAGAATCCGTGGAAGGTCTATACCGGCTCCAAGATGACGTTCCATCGAAACGGCAAAGACCCGGAGGTTTTCGAGATGGGAATGACCAACGACGAGCTATACGCCGCCGAAGCGGACGCCGTGGCTCAGTTCCTGGAAGCCAAGGAGTGCCCATACATGACCCTTGACGACACCCTCGGAAACATGCGAACCCTCGACATGCTCCGACAAAGCGCGGGACTCGTATTCGCCGCCGAAAGCAAGGCGTAA
- a CDS encoding M28 family metallopeptidase, whose product MKLSLRNAALAALLPLAVTALAGNSLTLGDPATIDRIVDEGKNHSHVMRFLTTLTQKIGPRLTSSPRLTKAENWGLSEFRKMGCTNVHLEKWGEAPVGWDRGGQQVARMVEPFQTDMVFTTPAWTNGTRGIQRGKVVRAPATPEEVAQSPDKYKGAWVLMAPPTGGGGGRPAGGPPGGGRPGGGAGRGAGAGAGGGAAAPPAGGQVAPSPVQLLRDALEKAGALGTITGSRNELVVTGGTWRDKTFANHPGIPQVTVRKSDYDRLSRNLDFGRNVAVEIGAENHWYKGPVAIHNVVAEIRGTEKPDEVVIVSGHLDSWNGPGSQGALDNGTGTCTALEAARILTRVGAKPKRTIRFILWTGEEEGLFGSTDYVKTHEAELPKISAVLVDDGGTNYQGGYQGLASQQALFEEAFAPSVKAFPEMPMKFVAVSGDRMPRGGGSDHAPFNRVGVPGFFTLETGRSDYNFVHHTQHDRLEMAIPEYLVQSATNHAVVAYNLACAPDMVPREPKQPAGN is encoded by the coding sequence AGAACCACAGTCACGTCATGCGGTTCTTGACGACGCTGACCCAAAAGATCGGCCCGCGATTAACCAGTTCCCCTCGCCTTACCAAGGCCGAAAACTGGGGATTGAGCGAGTTTCGGAAGATGGGCTGCACCAACGTCCACCTCGAGAAATGGGGAGAGGCGCCGGTTGGCTGGGATCGGGGAGGTCAACAGGTCGCCCGAATGGTCGAACCATTCCAGACCGACATGGTCTTCACCACCCCAGCTTGGACGAACGGCACCCGCGGAATTCAGCGCGGTAAGGTCGTTCGCGCCCCCGCCACCCCCGAAGAAGTCGCGCAATCGCCGGATAAGTACAAGGGAGCTTGGGTCCTGATGGCACCCCCCACCGGCGGAGGTGGCGGCCGTCCGGCAGGTGGACCTCCGGGTGGCGGTCGTCCCGGTGGCGGAGCCGGACGTGGCGCCGGTGCAGGTGCAGGCGGAGGTGCCGCCGCACCTCCAGCCGGTGGGCAGGTCGCCCCTAGCCCAGTACAACTCCTTCGCGATGCCTTGGAGAAGGCGGGCGCCCTCGGCACGATCACTGGTAGCCGGAACGAGCTCGTGGTCACCGGCGGCACCTGGCGCGACAAGACGTTTGCGAACCATCCGGGAATCCCTCAAGTTACGGTCCGCAAGTCCGACTACGACCGCCTGAGCCGCAACCTCGACTTTGGACGGAACGTCGCCGTGGAGATCGGCGCGGAGAACCATTGGTACAAGGGGCCGGTTGCGATTCACAACGTGGTCGCGGAGATTCGGGGTACCGAAAAGCCGGACGAAGTCGTGATCGTCAGCGGCCACCTCGACTCTTGGAACGGCCCCGGCTCACAGGGCGCGCTCGACAACGGGACCGGAACGTGCACCGCGCTCGAAGCGGCCCGTATCCTAACGCGGGTGGGGGCGAAGCCGAAGCGAACGATTCGGTTCATCCTCTGGACCGGCGAAGAGGAGGGGCTCTTCGGCTCGACGGACTACGTGAAGACCCATGAGGCGGAGCTGCCGAAGATCTCGGCGGTCCTGGTCGACGACGGCGGCACGAACTACCAGGGCGGTTATCAGGGGCTCGCGTCCCAGCAAGCGCTCTTCGAGGAGGCGTTCGCCCCGAGTGTGAAGGCGTTCCCGGAGATGCCGATGAAGTTCGTCGCGGTCTCCGGCGATCGGATGCCCCGCGGTGGCGGCAGCGACCACGCGCCGTTCAATCGAGTCGGCGTCCCCGGCTTCTTTACCCTCGAAACCGGCCGGTCGGACTACAACTTCGTGCACCACACGCAACACGATCGGCTCGAGATGGCCATTCCCGAGTACCTCGTCCAGAGCGCGACGAACCACGCGGTCGTCGCCTACAACCTCGCTTGCGCCCCGGACATGGTCCCGCGCGAGCCGAAGCAACCAGCCGGAAACTAG